The DNA region AACACATGTTCGAACTTTGCTTTCTTAGTTTTAGCACTTATCAACGAACATTGTCGAGACTCGCTAGAACAAATGTTTGAAAAAGCTGTGCGGCTGCCCTACGTTTGAATCAAAGAACAACCACCACTGAAGTTGATCAGCAGGGTCTGACAATCCAGGCCGGATGTTCCCGGCACCTCCTGCCGCGGAAGCCCGGGGCAACGGAAAGGCAATGGCGAATATGGCAGCACCAGCCGCCGGCGGCAGGGCGACCCAGCGGGGTCAGCAGCCCCAGAGGGCCCCTAAGGGGCTCACAGCACGCCAGAAGAAGATCCTGGAGACCATCCAGCGCTCCGTGAACGACAACGGGTACCCGCCGTCCATGCGCGAGATTGGCGACACCGTGGGCCTGGCCAGCCTTTCGAGCGTGACACACCAGTTGTCACAGCTCGAAAAACTTGGCTACCTGCGCCGGGACCCCAAGCGGCCACGGGCCATGGAGGTCCTGATGCCCCTCACCCTGGATGGCGGAACGGCCAAACCCGCGGGATCAGCCAAGCCGGCCGTCTTGCACGCCGTTGCGGGAGGGACAGTCACGGAGCTTCCCACTGCCATGGACACCGCAATGGTGCCCCTCGTTGGCCGGATTGCGGCCGGTGGGCCGATCCTCGCCGACCAGGTCATAGAGGACGTCATGCCGCTGCCCCGCCAACTGGTGGGACAGGGCGAACTGTTTATGCTCAGGGTGGCCGGAGACTCCATGGTGGACGCAGCAATCTGCGACGGCGACTGGGTGGTGGTCCGCCGGCAGGCCGACGCCATCAATGGCGATATCGTTGCCGCCCTCCTGGACGACGAAGCCACTGTTAAGACTTTCCGCCAGCGGGACGGCCACACGTGGTTGCTTCCGCAGAATACGCAGTACGAGCCCATGCTTGGGGACCACGCCACCATCATGGGCAAGGTCGTCTCGGTACTTCGCTCGCTTTAAGATCCGGTCGTTGCAGGATCCGCTCGGTCCAGGCCACTCCATACACCCAGGGCAACCCGCCCTGAGCGGTACGCTCAGGCGCTCTCCTTGGCCAGTCTTTCCAGGGCGGCGAACGCTATTTTGCGGTCTGTCGTGGGCCAGAACGGTGGCAGCGCCGCCCGGAGGAATCCGGCGTAACGCTCCGTGGCCAGCCGTGAATCCAGCACGGCAACAACGCCCTTGTCTCCGGTGGAACGGATCAGCCTGCCCGCGCCCTGGGCAAGCCGGATGGCAGCGTGGGTGGCGGAGACCGACATAAATCCGTTTCCGCCCGCCTGGGCCACGGCACGTGAGCGGGCGGTCATCAGCGGATCGTCAGGCCGTGGGAACGGAATGCGGTCGATAACCACCAGCCGGCATGATCCGCCAGGAACGTCCACCCCCTGCCAAAGGGACATGGTCCCGAACAGGCAGGTATCGGCTTCCTCGGCAAACTGCTTGACCAGGCCCGTCATGGTGGAGTCGCCCTGGCAGAGGATGCTGAGGCCGAGGCGTGGCCGCATGGCATCGGCGGCCTCTTCGGCAGCCCGGCGTGATGAAAAGAGGCACAGGGCGCCGCCCCCGGAGGCTCGGATCAGCGCTTCGAGTTCATCGAGGGCCTCCGGTGAAGGCCCGCGGCCGGGCTTGGGCAGGTGCCCGGCCACGTACAGGATCCCCTGCTTCGGATAGTCAAAAGGAGATCCCACGTCCACGCCCGTCCAGCTGGGGGCGCCGTCGCCTACCAGCCCGAGTCCGCCGGCGGTCGGTTCAAAAGCCGAACCGATGGCCAGGGTAGCGGAGGTCAGCACCACCGTGTGGCCGGCGAAGAGGCCTTCGCGCAGCTTGCCGGCGACACTGAGCGGGGCAATATTGATCAGCGCCGGTGAGCTTTCGTCAGGCTGTGAATAGCCCTGCTGCGGATCGAAGGTACTGGCCCGGGAGAACCACACCACTTCGCGGTTCTCCTTCGCGGCAATGAGCCGTTCGCAGAGTTCCAGGATCAGCAGGAGCCGCGAACGGGCCAGTTGCCGCCCGCCGTCGGCCGTTGTGTTGCTGTCCCCCTTGGAGTCCGAGAGGGCTGCCCGGCAAGCTTCACGGAGCTGGTCCACGCAGTCCAGCTGTTCATCGTTCAGTCCATTTGGGAGCAGCCCGTTGGGAACGCCCGCCAGGGCGACCTCCAGGTTTGCGGCCGCTGCGTTCAGTGCGTCAACGGTGATGGCGGTGTGCTTCCGCGCCCCGGAAGCCGCGGCGTGAACCATAGCCACCGAAAGCTGCCCGGACACAGCTCCCGTCACCCGGTCCTGGAGTTCGTGAGCCTCATCAACCACCACAACGTCGTATTCGGGCAGTACGGCAAGTCCTTCGAACGCGCTGACCGCGAGCATGGCGTGGTTGGTGACCACAACATCGGCGTCGGCAGCGTCCTGGCGCGCCAGTTCGCTGAAGCATTCCGCCGCGAGGGGGCACTTCTGCGCCCCCAGACACTCCATCGACGTCACGGACACCTGCCGCCAGGCACGGTCAGTGACGCCGGGCAGAAGCTCGTCACGGTCGCCCGTGGTGGTCTTTTCCGCCCACTCGCGCAGCCGCACCACTTCCTTGCCAAGCTGGGATGCGGGTCCGCCCGTGGCGGCGGCGAAGTGCGGCACGCTGGTGTCCTCGCCGAGGGAGAACAGCTGGCCCTCGGCGGGCTCCTCCGAGGGGAACCCGCCTTCGAGCTTGTGCCGGCACACATAGTTGGAGCGGCCCTTGACCAGGGCCACCTTGACGGGGCGGTCCAGGGCGGGGGTTATGGTTTTCAGGAGCCGGGGAAGATCGCGGCCCACGATCTGGGTCTGCAACGCGAGTGTTGCGGTGGAGACCAGAGTGGGCTTATCGCTGACGAGCGAGTGCGCAATGAGCGGAATGAGGTAGGCCAGCGACTTTCCCGTGCCTGTTCCCGCCTGGACCAGGAGGTGGTCACCTGTTTCGATGGCCCGGGCCACCTGCCGCGCCATTTCGTGCTGGCCGCTGCGGCTTTGCCCTGCCATGCCGGCCACGGCACGGTCGAGCAGTTCAATCACGAACTGCTCGCCGGCCGTGCCCGAAATCTCCCCCGCCACCAGCTCAGTCATTACTGATGAATGATTCCAGTTCAGCCGCGAGGCCCTCACGGACCATCACCACCGCCCTCGTGCCGTCCTCGCCGTGGTCAAGGGTCAGGATTTCGGCGTCGGTCTCGTGGAGTTTGCTGATCAAATCACCCCGGTTGTACGGGATGAGGAGCTCCAGCTTGACGCTGGGCCGAGGAATCGATTCGCTGATTGCCTTGAGCAGTTCGGCGATGCCCTCCCCGGTCCGGGCCGAGACCACCACGTGGCGCGGTTCGCGCTGTTTGAGGCGCTCCACCACAAATGGGTCCGCGGCGTCGGCCTTGTTGAGCACGATGATCTCAGGCACCTTGCGGGCGTCCACTTCACTGAAGACCTTGCGGACGGCAGCGATCTGGCCTTCCGGGTCCGGGTGCGAAACATCCACTACGTGCAGGATCAGGTCCGAATCCGCAACCTCCTCCAGGGTGGAGCGGAACGCCTCCACCAGCTGGGTGGGAAGCGAGCGGACGAAGCCCACAGTGTCGGCCAGGGTGTAGCCGAGCCCGTCCGCGGTCTCGGCCTTGCGTACAGTGGGATCCAAGGTGGCGAAGAGGGCATTCTCAACGAGCACCCCCGCATCGGTCAGCCTGTTCAGCAACGACGACTTTCCTGCGTTGGTGTACCCCGCAATGGCGACGGACGGCACGGAATTACGACGGCGGTTGGCCCGCTTGGTTTCCCGGGCCGGCTTCATGGCGGCGATCTCCCGGCGGAGCTTGGCCATGCGGGTCCTGATCCGCCGACGATCCAGTTCGATCTTCGTCTCACCGGGACCGCGCGAACCCATGCCCGCGCCGGCACCGCCCACCTGGCCACCGGCCTGGCGGGACATCGACTCACCCCAGCCGCGCAGGCGCGGCAGCAGGTATTCAAGCTGCGCGAGTTCCACTTGGGCTTTGCCCTCGCGGCTCTTGGCGTGCTGGGCGAAAATATCCAGGATCAGGGCTGTGCGGTCAATGACCTTGACCTTGACGATGTCCTCCAGGCCACGGCGCTGGGACGGTGCCAGTTCGGCGTCCACCACCACGGTGTCCGCGCCGGTGGCCGTCACGATTTCCTTGAGCTCGAGGGCCTTTCCGGAACCCAGGAAGGTTCCCGGATCTGGCTTGGCACGGCGCTGCACCAGGCCGTCGAGGACCTCCGAGCCTGCTGTTTCGGCCAGGGCGGCAAGTTCGCGCAGCGAATTCTCGGCGTCCGCCAGGGTGCCCTCGGTCCACAGCCCGGCGAGTACCACACGTTCCAGGCGCAACTGCCGGTATTCGACTTCGGTGACGTCTTCGAGTTCAGTGGACAGGCCTGCCACCCGTCGAAGCGCACGGCGCTCTTCGAGGTCCTGCTGGTCGCCGTCGTAACTGGTGTGCTCTTCGTCGAGCCGGGATATTGCCTGTGCTTTTCCGAACACTGACTTGTTGCCACCGTCCGCCGTCGTGGCGTTCCTGGCCGGTACGTCTTTGGAGAGAATCCGGTCAATCACAGCTTGGATTTCCTCAGGACTCATGTCCTGGGCTGCTGGATCGGATCCGGTATTGGGCTGGCTGGTCATGATCTCCTTTGAAGATTCGGCATTTCCAGAATAGTGCCGATTGCTGGTGTGTGGTGAAGTATTCGCGCTGGGCTGACGGCTTGCAGTCATCCTGGCCTCCTGGTCTGCTGCATGTGCCGGGCAAAGTAGTGGCGTGCAGCGTAGGTTCCACGTCCTGGGGAGCATGGAGAGAGTGAAAGGCGCCGGCAACGTCAGGAAGGAACACAGGAAAGCTGATCCTTCGAGTATTGCCCGGCGGTTGGACAGGCACGGAACGCCTGTCTGGTAGCGCAATTGCGGAAGGTTGATACCTGCATCGCTGCGGGGCACGGCTGCGGGACGGGTCTGAACCCGTGCCGGCTACTCGAAGATCAAGAACATGCGTTCCAGATTAGCAGACCCGGCCGGCCGCGGTTTCCCATAGGGGCCCGCCGCCAACTAATCTGGCCAGTTATGGAGTCCGCACACTATTTCAGCGCATCGCCCGCCGGGCCTTTTACCCGCAAGCCGTTAACAGTGGAACTGGCCGGGGAAACACGCAAGCTGCAGACTTCCGCCGGAATCTTCAGCCCCGACGGCATAGACAAGGGAACGGCCGTCCTCCTGGCTGCAGTTCCAGCTCCTTCGCCCACGGGCAGCCTTCTGGACATCGGTTGCGGCTGGGGCCCGATAGCTCTGACCATGGCACTCCGGGCGCCGCACGCCCGCGTTTACGCCGTGGATGTCAATGAACGCTGTATCACGCTCACGAATGAGAACGCCGCGTTGCTCGGATTGGAAAACGTCTTTGCCAGTGCGCCAGAGGAGGTGGACCCTGAACTGCGGTTTGACACCATCTGGTCCAATCCGCCCATCCGGATCGGCAAAGACGAGCTTCACTCGCTGCTGAAGCTGTGGCTGCCGCGCCTGGCGCCGGGCGGCTCGGCCTGGCTGGTGGTCCAGAAGAACCTTGGTTCGGATTCCCTGCAGCGCTGGCTTTCCGGCGAACTGGACGCATCGTTCACCGTCAGCCGTGAAGCCACGTCCAAATCCTTCCGGATCCTCCGGGTCAGGAAAGCGTCCCGCTAGCGACTATCACCGCCGGTCCGCTCAGTTCGACATGCTCGTGGCCTCCCGCTCCGGCAAAGAACTTCACGCCGACGACGCCGCCCGGCACCTTGACGCGCCAGGTGTCGGGCGCTTCGGCCCCAGCCCAGTGCCTGATGGCCACCGCTGCCGCGCAGGCGCCAGTGCCGCACGACTGCGTTTCGCCCACGCCCCGTTCGTGGACCCGCATTGTCACCATGCCAACCCCGTCGTGGACCAGGGGTTCAGCCGGGACCACAAACTCAACATTGGTGCCGTTGGGTGGCGCCGGATCAACACGCGGAGCGGTGAATAGCCGGGTCGACTCAAGCTCGGAGAGCTCCGCAAGCGCAACCACCGTGTGCGGGTTGCCCATGCTCACTGACAGGGCAGGGCGGGGTACTTCCAGGCCGTCAGCACTGACGAGTGAATCCATGGCCTTGGCGGTGGCATCCCCGGGGAAGATGAACTCCCACGGGCCCATGTCCACTGCGTAGCCGTCCCCCGTCCGGACAACGGTCTTGACGCCGCCGCGGGTTCCTATGGTGAGTGCGCCGCCGTCGGGCAGGTCAACCAGCCCTTCAGCCCGGAGGAAGTGCACAAACACCCGGACGCCGTTGCCGCACATCTCAGAGAGCGAGCCATCACCGTTTCGGTAGTCCATGAACCATTCCGCCTCCGGCGTAGCGCCCAGAAGCTCCCGGCCCTCGGGAAGAAACCGGGAAGGGACCGCCCGGATCAGGCCATCGCCGCCGATGCCGCGGTGCCTGTCGCACAACTCCGCAACCTGGCCGGCATCTATGGTGTGAACACCCTCGGGATCGGCGATCAGCACAAAATCGTTGCCGGTGCCGTGGCCCTTGGAGAAGCGGAGTCCGCCCAGCGTACGGAATGCGGGCTGGGTGGTCTCTGATGTGGCCTCTGAAGGTGATGCGTCCATGATCCAAGGCTACCGGCACGATCCGGGACGTTGAGAATCCCGGGCCACCGCTGAGTTTTTGTCCAGATACAGGTACAGTCACCAAAATCGACCTTAACTCGCGATAATCCGACTTTAACTCGCGATAAGTGGACAAAAATTCCAGCCACTGGAGGTCAGGTGCCTGGCCTCATGCGCAGAGGGCGGCTGCCTGCGGCAAAAGCATCGGATCCTGCCAGTCCAGCCAGCTGATCCGTGGATCGGCCCGGAACCAGGTGAGCTGGCGCCTGGCGAACTGTCGGGTGGCCACAATGGTTTCCTCCGCCGCCACGTCAACTCTGGCTTCGCCGTCGAGCACCTTCAGGAACTGGGCGTAGCCCAGCGCGTGCGGCGCCGTTTTCCCGCGGCGGAGCCCGGCCTCATCAAGGCGCCGCACCTCGTCCAGCAGTCCGCTATCCACCATGGCGTGGACGCGCCGGGCCAGCCGCTCACGAAGCACCTCCCTGTCCACCGCCAGACCGATCTGGACGGCAGGTTGGAAATACTCGCGCTGGGGCATGAATGAGCTGAAGGGCCGGCCGGTGAGCTGGTGCACTTCCAATGCCCTGATAATCCGTCGGGCGTCGGACACACGGCCCGCGGACACGGGATCCACTGACCGGAGTCGCACCAGCAGCGCCTCCACGCCTGACTCGTCGAGCTCGGTCTCCAGCTGTTTCCGGATCTGCGGGTCTGTCCCGGGAAATTCCAGGACATCCAGCGCAGCGCGGACGTAGAGCCCCGAACCGCCCGCCAGGATTGCCCGCCTACCCCTGGCATGGATGTCCGCGATGATGGCCCGTGCCTGCTGCTGGAAGTCGGAGACACTCGCTTCCTGGGTCACATCCAGGGTGTCCAGGAGGTGATGGGGTACTCCCCTGCGTTCGGCCATGGTGATTTTGGCTGTCCCGATGTCCATGCCCCGGTAGAACTGCATGGCATCCGCGTTGATGACTTCCCCGTCCAGTTCCAGGGCAAGGCTGACGGCAAGATCAGACTTACCGGATCCTGTTGGGCCGACGACGGCGATGACCGGTGGGCGGGCCACCGGTCAGCGGCTGCGGACGGGCAGGGTGGGCATACCCAACGAAACGCCGGTCCGGCCGGCGCCATTGCCTGCGCTGCCCTGTGCCCTGTCCCCCGGTCCAGGGGCACCACACGAATCGGCCTGTGACCTGTCCCAGGCATCCCCGGCACGGGACCGTCGCAGCGTGTAGTCCTGAGCCGTGGGGTCGGCAACAAGGTGGAAGGCGGCCGCCTCCGTGATGGTGACGGTGACGAGGTCCCCGGGGCGGGGCGCCTGGGCACCCGGGGGAACGGAGAAGTGCACCAGCCGCTGGTCCTGGGATCGACCGGACAGCCGGTGGGTCTCCTCGGACTTGCGTCCTGACTGGGCGGTGACCATGACTTCCACGCGGCGCCCGAGCTGTTTGGCGTTTTCCTCTGCAGCGATCCTGTCCTGCAGTGCCGTCAGGCGTTCGAAACGCTCCTGGACCACGGCCTTGGGCAGCTGGTCCGGGAGCTCGGCGGCGGGAGTGCCCGGACGCTTGGAATACTGGAAGGTGAACGCGGTGGCGAACCGGGATTTTTCCACCACATCCAGGGTGGCCTGGAAGTCCTCTTCGGACTCGCCCGGGAAGCCCACAATGATGTCCGTGGAGATGGCGGCGTGCGGGATCTTCTCCCGTACCTTGTCCAGGATGCCAAGGAACTTGGTGGACCGATACGACCGTTTCATGTCCTTGAGGACCTTGTCGGAGCCCGATTGCAGCGGCATGTGCAGCTGGGGCATCACATTCGGCGTCTCCGCCATGGCGTCGATGACATCATCAGTAAAAGCCGCGGGATGGGGGCTAGTAAAGCGGACCCTTTCGAGGCCTTCGATTTCGCCGCACGCGCGCAGCAGCTTGGAAAAGGCCTGCCTGTCACCGAACTCGACACCGTAGGAGTTCACGTTCTGCCCCAGGAGCGTCACTTCGATGGCGCCGTCATCCACCAAGGCCTGGATTTCGGCGAGGATGTCACCGGGACGGCGGTCCTTCTCCTTGCCTCGAAGGGCAGGCACGATGCAGAAAGTGCACGTGTTGTTGCAGCCTACCGAGATGGACACCCAGCCCGAGTAGACCGAATCCCGCTTCGTAGGGAGTGTGGAGGGAAAAACGTCGAGGGATTCGAGGATCTCCAACTGGGCTTCGTTGTTGTGCCGCGCCCGGTCCAGCAGGGCCGGGAGGGCTCCCACGTTGTGGGTGCCGAAAACAGCGTCCACCCACGGCGCCTTCCGGAGGATGGTCTCGCGGTCCTTCTGCGCCAGGCAACCGCCCACGGCGATCTGCATTCCGGGGTTGGCCGCCTTGACCGGGGCCAGCATGCCCAGGTTGCCGTACAGCTTGTTGTCGGCGTTCTCCCTGACTGCACACGTGTTGAACACCACAACGTCCGCCTGCTCACCGTCAGCCGCGATGTAACCGGCTGCCTCCAGCATGCCTGCCATCCGCTCCGAATCGTGCACGTTCATCTGGCAGCCGAACGTGCGCACCTGGTAGGTGCGGGGCTGCTGCGCCTCAAAGTCGGAGGCGGGGGCGGTACCGGATGCGGGGGAAGGAATGGTCAAACTCACCTGTTAAGGGTACCGGGTCGGCGGGCCCCACGGATCGGCGCGGCGGAATGGGGCGGCCGGAGGAGCGGAGGCCGGGCCAGCGGCTGCTGGCAGGCAGGCTGCCAGCCCCCGCGAGAAGCTACTGGTCATTGCCGGCGGCAGCGCTGGATTCCAGCACCTCAGCCACGATCCTGAATGCCTGGGCCGGCTGGTACCCCTTACGCGCCAACATCGATGCCAGGCGCCGGGTGGTCTTGTCCCATTCAGCGCGGTCCGAGAGATCGGTCCCCGCGCGCAGCTTTCGCTCCACGAGTTGGCGGGCGGCCGCTTCCTCGTCTGCGTCTGAAAGCTGCTCCAGCGCGGCAGCAGCCGTATCTGGGTCAATTCCTTTGTCGGCCAGCTCGCGGCGAAGCGCACCCTTGGCAAGCTTCCTGGACTGGGACCGGCTGCGCACCCACATGTCCGCAAACTCGGCGTCGTCAATGAGCCGCACTTCCTGAAACCTGTCCAGCACGGCCTCGGCAACGTCTTCGGGGATGTTGCGCTCCGCCAGCTTGCGGGACAGCTGCAGCCGGCTCTTGGCCGAACTGGTCAGCTGCCGTAACACTATGGCCCGCGCGACGGACGCGGGGTCCGGCTCGGCGTCCGCGGCGATCGATGAATCCGGATCAGGTCCCTCCGGCCCGAAGCCGGAACGTCCGCCGCCACGTCTTTGCCGCCGACCTGGTCCGGAGCGGCGCCCGTCCATAAGGTCCACAGTGTCCTTAGAAGCCGTCAACGGCCTTCAGCTTCGGTGTGTCTTTGGAGTCCGCTTCGGCAGGCTTGACTCCCACGCCGAGCTTTTCCTTGATAAGACGCTCCAGCTCGGCAGCGAGTTCGGGGTTGTCGCGCAGGAACCGGCGGGAGTTTTCCATGCCCTGGCCGAGCTGGTCGCCGTCGTAGGTGAACCATGAACCGGACTTCTTGATGATGCCGTGCTCGACACCCATGTCGATGATGCCGCCCTCGCGGGAGATGCCCTGGCCGTAGATGATGTCGAACTCGGCGATTTTGAAGGGCGGTGCCATCTTGTTTTTGACGATCTTGGCCTTGGTGCGGTTGCCCACCGAGTCCGCGCCTTCCTTGAGCGTCTGGATACGGCGAACGTCGATGCGGATGGAGGCGTAGAACTTCAGGGCTTTACCACCGGTAGTGGTCTCCGGTGAGCCGAAGAAGACTCCGATCTTTTCACGGAGCTGGTTAATGAAGATTGCTGTGGTTTTGGTCTGGCTCAGACGTCCCGTGATCTTACGCAGGGCCTGGCTCATAAGGCGTGCCTGCAGGCCCACGTGGCTATCGCCCATGTCACCCTCGATTTCCGCACGCGGAACCAGGGCAGCAACGGAGTCGATCACAATAACGTCAAGTGAGCCCGAGCCGATGAGCATATCCATGATTTCCAGGGCCTGCTCACCGGTGTCCGGCTGCGACACCAGGAGGGCGTCAGTGTCTACGCCTAGTTTGGCCGCATATTCTGGATCCAGGGCGTGTTCGGCGTCGATGAATGCAGCGATGCCACCCAGGCGCTGCGCATTGGCGACTGCGTGCAGGGCAACGGTGGTTTTACCGGAGGATTCCGGGCCATAGATCTCCACGACTCGGCCGCGCGGGAGGCCGCCAATTCCCAGAGCCACATCGAGGGCAATGGATCCAGTGGGGATGACTTCGATCGGTGCACGGACTTCGTCGCCCAGGCGCATGACTGAGCCTTTGCCGAACTGCTTGTCTATCTGGGCAAGCGCTGCGTCGAGCGCCTTCTGGCGATCCGGGGCTGCGGCCATGGTTCACACCTCTAATGCTTTCTCGCGTTGGAGTGGCCTCAGCGGCCGTTTATTGGTCATCTCTGACGCTAATGGCACCCACTGACATTCTCTCCGGATGACATCGGCTATGTGGATAACCCACTAGGAAAAGCATAGCTTTACCCGAACAGGTATTCGAACAATCCGGCGGCGTGTCAGCTTGAAAAGCGTCAGTCGCGGAGGGGTTTAATGTCACGGCCCAAGCGGCGCTCCGGCGGCACGTCCTGAACGTCGCAGACGGCCAGCCACACGCTCCGGGGGCTGACACCTGCGGCCAGGGCCTGGTCAGCAGTGCGTCCACCCACTCCGGCCAGGACCAGAGTACTGCTGAGGACCCGGGAATACCCTGCCCCGAACTCGTCGTCCATAAGCCGCCAATAGTCACTGATTCGCACCAATAGAGTCTCTCACGACGCCGGACCCTAGAATTGTTGCCATGAGCAACTCTCCTGACGTCCCGGCTGGTGCAGGTCCTGCAGACGACACCGTCGATGCGGCGCTGAAGTCCGTGGAACATCAGATCAGCCTATTCTGGCGCCGTGCCCGTTCCGTGTCCCATCAATTGTCGCGCCAGGTCCACCCAGACATGGAACCGGCAGCCTACGGCCTGCTGACGGTGATCCGGAGGGAGGGTCCCATCCGGTTGACTGACCTCGCGCAGAGCATAGGCGTGGGAAAGCCGTCCGTCAGCCGGCAGATCGCCTTCCTGGAAAGCATCGGCCTGATATCCAAGGAAGCAGATCCCTTGGATGGCCGGGCCCAAGCGATCCGCCTGACGGAAAAAGGCGAAGAAAAGATGCACCAGGTCCAGGATGCCAGGCGGGAAGTATTCCGTGAGCGGCTGGGCGAATGGCCGCTGGAGGAGCTGCAGACCCTCGCCGAGTACATGGCCAAGCTCAATGCCATCTACGAACGCGACGGATTCCCCAAGGACGGACCCGCGCCGGTCAACGATTCGAAATAGCGCAAAACAATGGAAGCCTCCGGCCCATGGCCGGAGGCTTCCATTTCAATCTCTTCGTTTGGTCCCTCAGGGGGCTACAGGGCGCCGGAAAGCATGCCCTTCGAGAGTTCGTTGTTAAGCTCGGCATTCAGGTCGCGATCAAGGTCGCGGCCGTAACGCTGCGAGAATTCCTGAGGAACGGTGTCCGGAACGGCAACGCCCTCGGCGACAGCGACACGGTCGCTGACCTCACGGAGCATGCTGGACAGTGGTACGTCCAGGGCGGAGCAGATAGAGGACAGGAGCTCCGATGAAGCTTCCTTCTGGCCCCGCTCCACTTCACTGAGGTAACCCAAGGAAACCCGGGCACTGTGCGAAACTTCGCGGAGCGTGCGTCCCTGGCGCTGGCGGACATCGCGCAGGACATCACCGATTTCGTGACGAAGTACAACCATCTTGCGCTCCTTCTGTTCGCTCTTGGCCTGATCGGCGAGGCCCACATCCTTCCAGCGGACAACGCCGTTAACGGATACGGGCTGCTTTACCATCTGTATCGCCTTGCTCCCTCATGAGTCCGGTCCGCCGTGGAGCGAACCGTGGTGGTTTATTCATCCTAGGCGCCTCCGCTACCCGGAAGCGACACAATGTAATAACTAATGGGTACCAGGATTTGTTCCCGGCAACTTTACGCCCGGTAGCTTCAGGAAGATAGGGCAGCGAGCAGTCTTTCCAAGGCAGCCCCGCAGGCCTGCCCGCGGATCTCCGCTCGGTTCCCCGTAAAGCCGTATTCGAAGTAGGCTGAGCCGTCCGCCGTAGCTATGCCGACGTACACGGTTCCGACGGTCTTGCCATCGTGCTCGTCCGGACCGGCCACACCCGTCGTGGCTACCCCGATGTCCGAACCGAGGATGTTGCGGGCGCCTGCGGCCATGGCTGCCGCAACGTCGCCGTCCACGGCTCCGGCGGCGGCCAGCAGCTCTGGAGAAACACCCAGGACATCCACCTTTACCGAGTTCTGATAGGCAACAACCCCGCCCTGCAGCATTCCGGAGGCTCCGGCGGTGTCAGCGAGCATGGCGGAAACCATGCCGGCGGTCAGGGACTCGGCGGTGGCGACCGTCAGTCCCCGGTCCACGGCACTTTTGACGGTTTCCCCGGCGAGGTGGTGAAGATTTGTCATGTCGGCTCCTTTGCCTCGGCATTGCGGCATGCGCGCCGCGAGTGCTATTTAGTGTCGGATTTCGTTCCGTCGCGCTTGCCCAGGGTCCGGAGCCGCAGTGCTTCCACCACATAGGCGACTCCCGTCCACACCGTGATCAGCACCGCCGCCATCATCACGGCGAAAGCCACCCACACGAGCCATGGGGCCAGGGCACCGAGGGGCACGAGATAGAGGAAGATGGCGGCGGTCTGCACCACAGTCTTCAGTTTGCCTCCGCGCGATGCGGGGATGACGCCGTAGCGGATCACAAAGAAGCGCAGGGCGGTGATGCCCCATTCCCGGACGAGGATGACCACTGTCACCCACCAGGGCAGTTCACCAAGGACGGAGAGCATGACCAGCGCCGAGCCGATCAGGAGCTTGTCCGCGATGGGGTCGGCGATTTTGCCGAAGTCAGTGATGAGGCCGCGGCTCCTGGCGATGTCGCCGTCGAGCTTATCCGTGTAGATCGCGACGGCGAACGCCAGCACGGCGGCCCAGCGCCAGAGCCCTGACTCGCTCCGCAATCCGGGGGCATCAATGAGAAGGAACCAGACGAAGAACGGCACCAGCGCGATGCGGAGCATGGTCAGGATATTGGGAAGATTCCAGATCCCCGAGTTGC from Arthrobacter pascens includes:
- a CDS encoding CinA family protein, whose protein sequence is MTNLHHLAGETVKSAVDRGLTVATAESLTAGMVSAMLADTAGASGMLQGGVVAYQNSVKVDVLGVSPELLAAAGAVDGDVAAAMAAGARNILGSDIGVATTGVAGPDEHDGKTVGTVYVGIATADGSAYFEYGFTGNRAEIRGQACGAALERLLAALSS
- the pgsA gene encoding CDP-diacylglycerol--glycerol-3-phosphate 3-phosphatidyltransferase; translated protein: MTSTEATAAGSSNSGIWNLPNILTMLRIALVPFFVWFLLIDAPGLRSESGLWRWAAVLAFAVAIYTDKLDGDIARSRGLITDFGKIADPIADKLLIGSALVMLSVLGELPWWVTVVILVREWGITALRFFVIRYGVIPASRGGKLKTVVQTAAIFLYLVPLGALAPWLVWVAFAVMMAAVLITVWTGVAYVVEALRLRTLGKRDGTKSDTK